In Reichenbachiella agarivorans, one genomic interval encodes:
- a CDS encoding Dph6-related ATP pyrophosphatase, which yields MTKIPISVSWSGGKDSSLMLYHLLQDNRYEVVELHTGISEETGRVSLHGISRELIAAQAQSIGIPLVFIEIPADSSNLSYETKLTAYFSDIRSRNIYHVAYGDIFLEDLKIYRDKLLTQSEISGIYPLWQKDTTELVNQFLDLGFQTMICAAKKELYESSICGKVMNRDFVLNLPPTVDPCGENGEFHTFAFDGPIFKKAIVCNQLPTIERSYQYQVDNQNLEVVFEFADLVLAQVK from the coding sequence ATGACCAAAATCCCCATATCTGTGAGTTGGAGTGGAGGCAAAGACTCATCCCTCATGCTCTATCACTTGTTGCAAGACAATCGCTACGAAGTAGTAGAGCTGCACACGGGTATCTCAGAAGAGACAGGTCGCGTTTCACTCCATGGCATCTCTCGTGAACTCATTGCAGCACAGGCACAATCTATCGGTATTCCGCTGGTGTTTATTGAGATTCCAGCGGACAGTTCCAACCTGAGCTACGAGACAAAGCTAACAGCATACTTCTCTGACATACGAAGCAGAAATATCTACCATGTAGCCTATGGAGATATCTTCTTGGAGGATTTAAAAATCTATAGAGACAAATTGCTGACACAATCTGAAATCTCAGGTATCTATCCCCTATGGCAGAAAGATACGACTGAGTTGGTCAATCAATTTTTGGATTTGGGATTCCAAACGATGATCTGTGCCGCCAAGAAAGAATTGTATGAGTCATCGATATGTGGCAAAGTCATGAACAGAGACTTTGTATTAAATCTCCCTCCTACAGTCGATCCTTGTGGTGAAAATGGTGAGTTCCATACCTTTGCGTTCGATGGTCCGATATTCAAAAAGGCCATCGTATGCAATCAACTCCCCACAATCGAAAGGTCCTACCAATACCAAGTAGATAACCAAAATCTAGAAGTCGTATTTGAATTTGCTGATTTAGTGCTTGCACAAGTCAAATGA
- the cobC gene encoding alpha-ribazole phosphatase: MEIYLVRHTTPSIGKGICYGQSNLPLAKGYQKEMAVTMDLLPQKLDAVYTSPLVRCRTFAFELSENNIVDQRLLELNFGDWELIEWKNIAQNDLDHWMENYVDSAPPKGESYKALAERVLSFWNETIQTQHEQIAIVCHAGPIRALLAHVLNLDLQDSFKLVLDYGSVSRVDINQGHFSIKYINKT; encoded by the coding sequence ATGGAAATATATCTAGTCAGACATACTACTCCCTCGATCGGCAAGGGAATTTGCTATGGACAAAGCAATCTACCTCTGGCCAAAGGCTACCAAAAAGAAATGGCTGTCACCATGGATTTACTTCCCCAAAAACTGGACGCTGTATATACCAGCCCGCTCGTGAGGTGCCGTACCTTCGCTTTCGAATTGTCCGAAAACAACATCGTAGATCAGCGATTATTGGAGCTAAACTTTGGTGATTGGGAACTGATAGAGTGGAAAAACATCGCGCAAAATGACTTAGATCACTGGATGGAAAACTATGTGGATTCAGCTCCCCCCAAAGGAGAGTCCTACAAGGCACTCGCAGAGAGAGTCCTGAGTTTTTGGAATGAGACCATCCAAACGCAGCACGAGCAAATAGCCATCGTGTGCCATGCTGGTCCTATTCGTGCTCTATTAGCCCATGTGCTCAATTTGGACTTACAAGATAGTTTCAAACTCGTACTAGACTACGGTAGTGTCAGTCGAGTCGATATTAATCAAGGGCATTTCAGCATAAAATACATCAACAAGACATGA
- a CDS encoding adenosylcobinamide-GDP ribazoletransferase: MIKKELQIFFTALMFYTRIPCPSWIDHAADNLNKATRYFPFIGWIVGGVSAAFLYGFSMILPISISVVLSMVVGILLTGAFHEDGFADVCDGFGGGWTKEKILTIMKDSVLGAYGVIGIMLLLLLKYLSISQLTQQFDLLTVCMMLVIAHAMSRTTSVWMIFTDQYVRENEDAKAKPIAKKMTLGSFITANIFGFVPLVFLWDFKIMLIVPVLLLVKIYFSRYFKKWIGGYTGDCLGAVQQVAELSIYLSIFVIWKYI; this comes from the coding sequence ATGATCAAAAAAGAACTTCAGATTTTCTTCACGGCACTCATGTTCTACACACGCATCCCGTGCCCATCTTGGATCGATCACGCAGCAGACAATCTCAACAAGGCCACACGCTACTTTCCATTTATTGGATGGATAGTAGGTGGAGTCAGTGCTGCCTTTTTGTATGGGTTCAGCATGATTTTACCCATCAGCATCTCAGTAGTCCTTTCCATGGTAGTGGGGATATTACTGACAGGAGCTTTTCATGAAGATGGATTTGCAGATGTATGTGATGGTTTTGGTGGGGGATGGACCAAAGAGAAAATCCTAACGATCATGAAAGATTCGGTATTAGGCGCATATGGTGTGATTGGCATCATGCTTCTGCTCCTACTCAAATACCTCAGTATTTCTCAACTCACACAGCAATTTGATCTATTGACGGTGTGTATGATGCTCGTGATCGCTCATGCAATGAGCAGAACCACTTCAGTCTGGATGATTTTCACCGATCAATATGTGAGAGAAAACGAGGACGCCAAAGCCAAACCCATTGCCAAAAAAATGACACTTGGTAGTTTCATCACAGCCAATATTTTTGGTTTTGTACCTCTGGTATTTCTATGGGATTTCAAAATTATGCTTATTGTACCTGTTTTGCTCTTAGTCAAAATCTATTTTTCTCGCTACTTCAAAAAATGGATCGGTGGCTATACGGGCGATTGTCTCGGCGCAGTACAACAAGTCGCCGAATTGAGCATTTACCTCAGCATATTCGTGATATGGAAATATATCTAG